The following are encoded in a window of Sulfitobacter sp. S190 genomic DNA:
- a CDS encoding Mrp/NBP35 family ATP-binding protein, whose protein sequence is MAVSKESIISALERIQLPDGRSLVAHDMVRALTVEGDRVRFVIEAPDADVARAMGPIRDAAEKLVADLPGVSQASVALTAHGPAAKPAAPPSLKIGGHPKPQEGPTKPSGVQRIIAIGSGKGGVGKSTVSSNLAVALAKQGRKVGLLDADIYGPSQPRMMGVNKRPASPDGKTIIPLQSHGVTLMSIGFMMEEGKAVVWRGPMLMGALQQMLGQVEWGELDVLLVDLPPGTGDVQLTLCTKSELTGAIVVSTPQDVALIDARKALDMFATLKTPVLGMIENMSTFVCPDCGSEHQIFGRGGVIAEAENIGVPLLGALPIDLETRLAADGGTPVAAGEGPMADAFAQIARGLIDGGMA, encoded by the coding sequence ATGGCCGTCAGCAAAGAATCGATCATCAGCGCGTTGGAGCGCATCCAGTTGCCCGACGGGCGCAGCCTTGTGGCCCATGACATGGTGCGCGCGCTGACGGTCGAGGGAGACCGGGTGCGGTTTGTCATCGAGGCCCCCGATGCGGATGTGGCCCGCGCGATGGGGCCGATCCGCGACGCGGCTGAGAAGCTGGTGGCCGATCTGCCGGGGGTGAGCCAGGCAAGCGTGGCGCTGACGGCCCACGGCCCCGCCGCCAAGCCCGCAGCCCCCCCCAGCCTGAAGATCGGGGGGCACCCCAAGCCGCAGGAAGGCCCGACCAAGCCATCGGGCGTCCAGCGCATCATCGCCATCGGGTCCGGCAAGGGCGGCGTTGGCAAATCGACGGTCAGCTCCAACCTCGCGGTGGCGCTGGCGAAACAGGGGCGCAAGGTGGGGCTTCTGGATGCCGACATCTATGGGCCGAGCCAGCCGCGCATGATGGGTGTCAACAAGCGCCCGGCCAGCCCGGACGGCAAGACGATCATTCCGCTCCAGTCCCACGGTGTGACGCTGATGTCGATCGGGTTCATGATGGAAGAGGGCAAGGCCGTTGTCTGGCGGGGCCCGATGCTGATGGGCGCGCTGCAACAGATGCTGGGGCAGGTGGAATGGGGCGAGCTGGATGTGCTGCTGGTCGATCTGCCGCCCGGAACGGGGGATGTGCAGTTGACGCTGTGCACCAAGTCCGAGCTGACTGGCGCGATTGTCGTCTCGACCCCGCAGGATGTGGCGCTGATCGATGCGCGCAAGGCGCTCGATATGTTTGCCACGCTGAAAACGCCGGTGCTGGGCATGATCGAGAACATGTCGACCTTTGTGTGCCCCGATTGCGGATCCGAGCACCAGATTTTCGGGCGCGGCGGGGTGATTGCCGAGGCGGAAAACATCGGGGTGCCCTTGTTAGGGGCCTTGCCGATCGATCTGGAGACGCGGCTGGCGGCGGACGGGGGCACGCCGGTGGCGGCGGGTGAGGGGCCGATGGCCGACGCCTTTGCGCAGATCGCCAGAGGTCTGATCGACGGCGGTATGGCCTGA
- the mraZ gene encoding division/cell wall cluster transcriptional repressor MraZ — protein sequence MSRRFRGESQHKVDTKGRVSIPASFRRVLEAGDPNWKSGETPELVIVYGDHRRKYLECYTMAAIDEVDDKIDALPRGSMERKMLQRLFHGQSFPTTVDETGRLVLPIKLRQKIGLENEAFFIAAGDTFQIWKPETYDTEERAREDEWLDNLPEDFDPMAFLDASTGD from the coding sequence GTGAGCCGCAGGTTCAGAGGCGAAAGCCAGCATAAGGTCGATACGAAGGGGCGGGTGTCTATCCCGGCCTCTTTTCGGCGTGTGCTGGAGGCCGGTGATCCGAACTGGAAGTCCGGTGAGACGCCCGAGTTGGTCATCGTCTACGGTGACCATCGCCGCAAATACCTCGAATGCTATACCATGGCGGCCATCGACGAGGTGGACGACAAGATCGACGCGCTGCCGCGCGGCTCGATGGAGCGCAAGATGTTGCAGCGCCTGTTCCATGGCCAGTCGTTTCCCACGACTGTCGATGAAACCGGCCGTCTGGTCCTGCCCATCAAGCTGCGCCAGAAGATCGGTCTGGAGAACGAGGCCTTTTTCATCGCGGCGGGCGATACGTTCCAGATCTGGAAGCCCGAGACCTACGACACCGAAGAGCGGGCGCGTGAAGACGAGTGGTTGGACAATCTGCCCGAGGACTTCGATCCGATGGCGTTTCTGGACGCCTCGACAGGGGATTGA
- the rsmH gene encoding 16S rRNA (cytosine(1402)-N(4))-methyltransferase RsmH: MGMAATETPSAPHIPVLLRPILAAVAPVEGVWLDGTFGAGGYTRGLLDAGAARVIAVDRDPLAFEMAAPWAGDYGDRLVMQQGVFSRMDSYAQDLDGVVLDLGVSSMQLDLAERGFSFMRDGPLDMRMSQDGPSAADLVNEASEEELANIIFLYGEERASRRIAKAIGRARAEAPITRTLELAALVEGCLPRAKPGQSHPATRTFQALRIAVNNEYGELFEGLMAAERALKPGGQLAVVTFHSVEDRMVKRFLTARAGTGGNANRFAPEIEQEPPAFTVEKRKAIGPDAEELAQNPRARSAKLRVARRTDAPAGEIDARAVGMPMMRESKT; encoded by the coding sequence ATGGGAATGGCTGCCACCGAGACCCCATCCGCCCCCCACATACCGGTCCTGCTGCGCCCGATCCTTGCGGCTGTGGCGCCGGTTGAGGGTGTCTGGCTTGACGGTACGTTCGGGGCGGGCGGCTATACGCGCGGTTTGCTGGATGCGGGTGCTGCACGGGTGATCGCAGTGGACCGCGACCCGCTGGCGTTCGAGATGGCCGCGCCCTGGGCCGGAGACTACGGCGACCGGCTGGTGATGCAGCAGGGCGTGTTTTCCAGGATGGACAGCTATGCGCAGGACCTCGACGGGGTGGTTCTGGATCTGGGTGTGTCGTCGATGCAGCTTGATCTGGCGGAGCGCGGATTTTCGTTCATGCGGGACGGGCCGCTCGACATGCGGATGAGCCAGGACGGGCCTTCTGCGGCGGATCTGGTCAATGAGGCGAGCGAGGAAGAGCTGGCCAACATCATATTCCTGTATGGGGAAGAGCGCGCCAGCCGCCGCATCGCCAAGGCGATTGGCCGCGCGCGCGCCGAGGCGCCGATTACCCGCACGCTGGAACTGGCAGCCCTTGTGGAGGGGTGTCTGCCCCGCGCCAAGCCCGGCCAGAGCCATCCCGCCACACGCACGTTTCAGGCGCTGCGGATCGCGGTCAACAACGAGTATGGCGAATTGTTCGAGGGGCTGATGGCCGCCGAACGGGCGCTGAAACCGGGCGGGCAACTGGCAGTCGTGACGTTCCATTCGGTCGAGGACCGGATGGTAAAGCGGTTTTTGACGGCGCGGGCGGGCACCGGCGGCAATGCCAACCGGTTCGCCCCCGAAATCGAACAGGAGCCACCGGCCTTTACGGTGGAAAAGCGCAAAGCCATCGGGCCTGACGCGGAAGAGCTGGCGCAGAACCCGCGCGCGCGGTCGGCGAAACTGCGCGTGGCGCGGCGCACCGATGCACCCGCGGGCGAGATTGACGCCAGAGCCGTCGGGATGCCGATGATGCGGGAGAGCAAGACATGA
- a CDS encoding cell division protein FtsL, with protein sequence MRTVMYVLTALAVIGLAFWAYRENYATQAALSQTDKLHLEIRQSHARLAVLRAEWAYQNRPDRLRDLAEINFERLQLLPLHPDQFGSVEQVQYPPAPLFPITEGIDVSGANGENPL encoded by the coding sequence ATGAGAACGGTGATGTATGTTCTGACGGCGCTGGCCGTCATCGGGCTGGCATTCTGGGCCTACCGCGAAAACTATGCCACGCAGGCGGCGCTGAGCCAGACCGACAAGTTGCATCTGGAAATCCGGCAGTCCCACGCGCGTCTGGCCGTGTTGCGCGCGGAGTGGGCCTATCAGAACCGTCCAGACCGGTTGCGCGATCTGGCCGAGATCAATTTCGAACGGTTGCAGCTGTTGCCGTTGCACCCCGACCAGTTCGGGAGCGTCGAGCAAGTGCAATATCCACCAGCGCCGTTGTTCCCGATCACCGAAGGCATCGACGTGTCGGGCGCCAACGGGGAGAACCCGCTATGA
- a CDS encoding penicillin-binding protein 2: protein MIRTPLRPLARILEAREKGENPDAIERENKRIRHEQMRDQSRMRAEGRLLVLGVFFFCAFSVVGARMGLLAVSEPVEPRAQAPGSIISNTRADIVDRNGNILATNMDTHALYAQPPHLIDPQGSAEKLAAIFPDVNKDRLLKDFTGKRKFLWVKKKISPEQMQAVHDIGDPGLLFAPRDMRLYPNGSLAAHVMGGASFGREGVRAAEVIGVAGVEKYFDDYLSDPENAGKPLKLSLDLSVQAAAERVLWGGMKLMNAKGATSILMDVKTGEIISVASLPSFDPNNRPRPAVEGDPSDSPLFNRSVQGVYELGSTFKIFAAAQAMELGLVNANTVIDTKGPMKVGGHRIGEFRGKNYGKLTVSQIIEKSSNRGTGRLALMIGKERQKEFLQSLGLFEKTPFEIVEASGGRPLLPSRYTDLSAVTISYGHGISTTAMHLAAGYAAIANGGRVVKPTLMKQDGPQLGPRVMSERVAAASRAMLRDVVAGDDGTATFAEVPGYFVGGKTGTADKPKPRGGYYKDKTITTFASMFPTHDPKYVLIVTLDEPIETSSGKPRRTAGWTAVPVAAEMIRRVAPLLGMRPAVEPKPIGGVTLTSSN, encoded by the coding sequence ATGATCCGCACACCGCTGCGCCCGCTGGCGCGTATTCTCGAGGCGCGCGAAAAGGGCGAGAACCCCGATGCGATCGAGCGCGAGAACAAGCGTATCCGGCACGAGCAGATGCGCGACCAGTCGCGGATGCGTGCCGAGGGCCGGTTGCTGGTGCTGGGTGTCTTTTTCTTTTGTGCCTTCAGCGTCGTGGGCGCGCGGATGGGGCTGTTGGCCGTGTCCGAACCGGTCGAGCCGCGGGCGCAGGCGCCCGGATCGATCATTTCCAACACCCGCGCCGACATCGTCGATCGCAATGGCAATATCCTTGCCACCAACATGGATACCCACGCGCTTTATGCCCAGCCGCCCCATCTGATCGATCCGCAGGGATCGGCCGAAAAGCTGGCGGCGATCTTTCCCGATGTGAACAAGGACCGCTTGCTCAAGGATTTCACGGGCAAGCGCAAGTTCCTGTGGGTGAAGAAGAAAATCAGCCCCGAGCAGATGCAGGCCGTGCACGATATCGGCGATCCGGGATTGTTGTTCGCGCCCCGTGACATGCGGCTTTATCCCAACGGGTCGCTGGCGGCGCACGTGATGGGCGGGGCCAGTTTTGGCCGCGAGGGCGTGCGTGCGGCAGAGGTGATCGGGGTGGCCGGTGTCGAGAAATATTTCGACGACTACCTGTCCGATCCCGAAAACGCGGGCAAGCCGCTCAAGCTGAGCCTCGATCTGTCGGTGCAGGCCGCGGCGGAGCGGGTTCTGTGGGGCGGCATGAAGTTGATGAACGCCAAGGGCGCGACCTCGATCCTGATGGATGTGAAAACCGGCGAGATCATCTCTGTCGCGTCGTTGCCGTCGTTCGATCCCAACAACCGGCCCCGTCCGGCGGTGGAGGGCGATCCGTCGGACAGCCCGCTGTTCAACCGGTCGGTGCAGGGGGTGTACGAGCTGGGCTCCACCTTCAAGATTTTTGCCGCCGCGCAGGCGATGGAGCTGGGATTGGTCAATGCCAATACGGTGATCGATACCAAGGGGCCGATGAAGGTCGGCGGCCACCGTATCGGCGAATTCCGCGGCAAGAATTACGGCAAGCTGACGGTGAGCCAGATCATCGAGAAATCATCGAACCGCGGCACCGGACGGTTGGCGCTGATGATCGGCAAGGAGCGCCAGAAGGAGTTCCTGCAAAGCCTTGGTCTGTTTGAAAAAACACCGTTCGAGATTGTCGAGGCGTCGGGCGGGCGGCCGTTGTTGCCGAGCCGGTACACGGATCTGTCGGCGGTGACGATTTCCTATGGCCACGGCATTTCCACCACGGCGATGCATTTGGCGGCGGGCTATGCCGCGATTGCCAACGGGGGCCGTGTGGTCAAGCCGACGCTGATGAAACAGGACGGCCCGCAACTGGGCCCGAGGGTGATGAGCGAGCGCGTCGCTGCCGCGTCGCGGGCGATGCTGCGCGATGTGGTTGCCGGCGACGATGGCACCGCGACCTTTGCCGAGGTCCCCGGCTATTTCGTGGGGGGCAAGACCGGTACTGCCGACAAGCCCAAACCGCGCGGTGGCTATTACAAGGACAAGACGATCACCACATTTGCGTCGATGTTCCCCACGCATGATCCCAAATACGTGCTGATTGTGACGCTCGATGAACCCATCGAGACGTCGAGCGGCAAGCCGCGCCGCACCGCTGGTTGGACCGCCGTGCCCGTCGCGGCAGAGATGATCCGCCGCGTCGCACCCTTGTTGGGGATGCGTCCGGCAGTTGAACCAAAGCCCATTGGTGGTGTAACACTGACCAGCAGCAACTAA
- a CDS encoding UDP-N-acetylmuramoyl-L-alanyl-D-glutamate--2,6-diaminopimelate ligase, which produces MDHQAKPLTSLGLTARGGANPDITGIAVDSREVREGSLFAALPGSRVHGAEFIQYALRMDAAAVLTDAEGALIAADVLAGSGVAVVITDAPREALSRAAALWFGMQPATMVAVTGTNGKTSVSTFVRQIWIEMGLAAVNLGTTGVEGAWQAPLAHTTPEPITLHRSLAAAARNGITHAAMEASSHGLDQRRLDGVTLRAAGFTNFTQDHLDYHETFEAYFDAKAGLFARVLPEDGTAVVNIDDAKGTEMAAIARARGCEVVSVGRDGGDLHLTGQRFDSTGQDLLFRFRGKSYQKRLNLIGGFQADNVLLAAGLVIACGADADEVFDMIPHLTTVRGRMQLAATRDNGAAVFVDYAHTPDAVATALRAMRPHVMGRLVAIVGAGGDRDAGKRPLMGQAADRNADVVFVTDDNPRSEDPASIRHAVLEGAPDATEVGDRAEAILRGVDALGPGDALLIAGKGHETGQVVGDDILPFDDVEQASVAVAALEGKMT; this is translated from the coding sequence ATGGACCATCAGGCCAAGCCATTGACATCGTTGGGCCTGACCGCCCGTGGTGGCGCAAATCCCGACATCACGGGAATCGCCGTCGACAGCCGCGAGGTCAGGGAGGGGTCTCTTTTTGCCGCCTTGCCGGGCAGCCGCGTGCATGGCGCGGAGTTCATCCAGTATGCGCTGCGCATGGATGCCGCCGCGGTTCTGACCGATGCGGAGGGGGCGTTGATCGCCGCCGATGTGCTGGCCGGATCGGGGGTTGCCGTGGTGATCACGGATGCCCCGCGCGAGGCGCTGAGCCGCGCCGCCGCGCTGTGGTTCGGGATGCAGCCCGCCACGATGGTTGCGGTCACCGGCACCAACGGCAAGACGTCCGTTTCGACCTTCGTGCGCCAGATCTGGATCGAGATGGGGCTTGCTGCGGTCAATCTGGGCACCACGGGTGTCGAGGGCGCGTGGCAGGCCCCGTTGGCCCATACGACGCCCGAGCCGATCACCCTGCACCGCAGTCTGGCCGCTGCCGCCCGCAACGGCATCACCCATGCCGCGATGGAGGCGTCCTCGCACGGGCTGGACCAGCGGCGGCTGGACGGGGTGACGCTGCGCGCGGCGGGCTTTACCAATTTCACGCAGGACCATCTGGATTATCACGAGACGTTCGAGGCCTATTTCGACGCCAAGGCGGGGCTGTTTGCCCGCGTGCTGCCCGAAGACGGCACCGCGGTCGTCAATATCGACGACGCCAAGGGGACCGAAATGGCCGCCATTGCGCGGGCGCGGGGTTGCGAGGTGGTGAGCGTGGGCCGCGACGGCGGCGATCTGCACCTGACCGGCCAGCGGTTCGACAGCACGGGGCAGGATCTGCTGTTCCGTTTCCGCGGCAAATCCTACCAGAAGCGTCTGAACCTGATTGGCGGTTTTCAGGCCGATAACGTGTTGCTGGCGGCGGGGCTTGTCATCGCTTGCGGCGCCGATGCAGACGAGGTGTTCGATATGATCCCCCATCTGACGACCGTGCGGGGCCGGATGCAGTTGGCCGCGACCCGTGATAACGGGGCGGCGGTTTTCGTGGACTATGCCCATACCCCCGATGCGGTGGCCACGGCGCTGCGGGCCATGCGGCCGCATGTGATGGGCCGTCTGGTGGCAATTGTGGGCGCGGGCGGTGACCGTGACGCGGGCAAGCGGCCCCTGATGGGGCAGGCGGCGGACCGCAATGCAGATGTGGTATTCGTCACCGATGACAATCCGCGAAGCGAAGACCCCGCGAGCATCCGCCATGCGGTGTTGGAAGGGGCACCCGATGCGACCGAGGTGGGCGACCGCGCCGAGGCGATCCTGCGCGGGGTCGATGCGTTGGGCCCCGGTGACGCGCTGTTGATTGCCGGTAAGGGGCACGAGACAGGGCAGGTCGTTGGCGACGACATCCTGCCGTTTGACGATGTGGAGCAGGCCAGTGTGGCCGTCGCCGCGCTGGAAGGAAAAATGACATGA
- the murF gene encoding UDP-N-acetylmuramoyl-tripeptide--D-alanyl-D-alanine ligase: MSLWTAAEAAAATGGQATADWACDGVSIDTRTLQPGDLFVALKAARDGHEFVAGALENGAGAVLVTHVPPGVPQDAPLLVVPDVLAALEALGAAARARTQAKVMAITGSVGKTSTKEMLLSILSDQGRTHASVDSYNNHWGVPLTLARMPADTEFAIIEIGMNHPGEIAPLAHLARPDAAMITTVAAAHLEAFDDITGIALEKASIFDALPIGAPAVYNADVETSAILAAKAHDKRLHGIAFGEHGFDYKVLDVAIRGDTTIVRAQADDTPLLFKLATPGRHFAMNGLGALALVAAIGADLGQAVASIGRWTPYKGRGVREIIQLDPVEAEQRLSLIDDSYNANPTSMAASLEVLAGAETTDGVGRIGEGRRIAILGDMKELGPDAVALHAGLAHLEATQTLDVIHCVGPLMQSLHDLLPDAQRGARVQTAEALIEGLRGTLDAGDVVLVKGSLSMKLGLVVDAIRKMGHPVTDM; this comes from the coding sequence ATGAGCCTTTGGACCGCCGCAGAAGCCGCTGCCGCCACGGGGGGGCAGGCGACCGCAGACTGGGCCTGTGACGGGGTGTCCATCGACACGCGCACCTTGCAGCCGGGTGATCTTTTTGTCGCGCTCAAGGCCGCGCGCGATGGCCACGAATTCGTGGCCGGCGCGTTGGAAAACGGGGCGGGGGCCGTGCTGGTGACGCATGTGCCGCCCGGCGTGCCGCAGGATGCGCCGCTTCTGGTGGTGCCGGATGTGCTGGCGGCGCTGGAGGCGTTGGGGGCTGCCGCGCGGGCACGCACACAGGCCAAGGTGATGGCGATCACCGGGTCGGTGGGCAAGACCTCGACCAAGGAGATGCTGCTGTCGATCCTGTCGGATCAGGGCCGCACGCATGCCTCTGTCGACAGCTACAACAACCATTGGGGTGTGCCGCTGACGCTTGCGCGGATGCCTGCGGACACCGAATTCGCGATCATCGAGATCGGCATGAACCACCCGGGCGAAATTGCCCCGCTGGCCCATCTGGCGCGGCCCGATGCGGCGATGATCACCACCGTGGCTGCCGCCCATCTCGAAGCGTTTGACGACATCACGGGGATCGCGCTGGAAAAGGCGAGCATTTTCGATGCGCTGCCGATCGGCGCCCCTGCGGTTTACAACGCGGATGTCGAAACCTCGGCCATTCTGGCGGCCAAGGCGCATGACAAGCGTCTGCACGGCATTGCCTTTGGTGAGCACGGGTTCGATTACAAGGTGCTGGACGTGGCGATCCGCGGCGACACCACCATCGTGCGCGCGCAGGCCGATGATACGCCGCTGCTGTTCAAGCTGGCCACGCCGGGGCGTCATTTTGCGATGAACGGTCTGGGGGCGCTGGCGCTGGTGGCAGCCATCGGTGCCGATCTGGGCCAGGCGGTGGCCAGCATCGGGCGCTGGACCCCCTACAAGGGGCGCGGCGTGCGCGAGATCATCCAGCTCGACCCTGTCGAGGCCGAACAGCGCCTGAGCCTGATCGACGACAGCTATAACGCCAATCCCACGTCCATGGCCGCATCGCTGGAGGTGCTGGCAGGGGCGGAGACGACCGACGGCGTGGGGCGCATCGGCGAGGGCCGCCGCATCGCGATTTTGGGCGATATGAAGGAACTGGGCCCGGATGCGGTGGCGTTGCATGCGGGGCTGGCGCATCTGGAGGCGACACAGACGCTTGACGTGATCCACTGTGTCGGCCCGCTGATGCAGTCATTGCACGATCTGTTGCCCGACGCCCAGCGGGGCGCGCGCGTGCAGACGGCAGAGGCGCTGATCGAGGGGCTGCGCGGGACGCTTGATGCCGGTGACGTTGTGTTGGTCAAGGGATCGCTGAGCATGAAACTGGGACTGGTCGTTGACGCCATCCGCAAAATGGGCCATCCGGTTACGGACATGTGA
- the mraY gene encoding phospho-N-acetylmuramoyl-pentapeptide-transferase, whose protein sequence is MLYWLTLLSDGGDFFNLFRYITFRAGGAFMTALVFGFLFGKPLIAVLRRRQGKGQPIRDDGPEGHFAKAGTPTMGGLLIVGALLTSTLLWARLDNPFIWIVLFVTMSFAAIGFADDYAKVSKQNVAGVSGKVRLLLGFLISGIAGFAAAQFHPEALQYKLALPVFKDTLINMGFLFVPFAIIVIVGAANAVNLTDGLDGLAIMPVMIAAGTLGVIAYAVGRVDFTEYLDVHYVPGTGEILIFTMGIFGGGLGFLWYNAPPAAVFMGDTGSLALGGALGAIAVATKHELVLAVVGGLFVVEALSVIIQVLYFKRTGKRVFLMAPIHHHYEKKGWAEPQIVIRFWIISLILALIGLATLKVR, encoded by the coding sequence ATGCTATACTGGTTGACCCTACTGTCGGACGGCGGTGATTTCTTCAACCTTTTCCGCTACATCACGTTCCGTGCGGGTGGGGCGTTCATGACGGCGCTGGTCTTCGGGTTCCTGTTCGGCAAGCCGCTGATCGCGGTGTTGCGCCGCCGTCAGGGCAAGGGCCAGCCCATTCGCGACGACGGCCCCGAAGGTCATTTCGCGAAGGCCGGTACACCCACGATGGGGGGGCTGCTGATTGTGGGGGCGTTGCTGACTTCGACCCTGCTGTGGGCGCGGCTGGATAATCCGTTCATCTGGATCGTGCTGTTTGTCACGATGAGTTTCGCGGCCATCGGGTTTGCCGATGACTATGCCAAGGTCAGCAAGCAGAACGTGGCAGGCGTGTCCGGTAAGGTACGGCTTTTGCTGGGTTTTCTGATCTCGGGCATTGCGGGTTTCGCCGCGGCGCAGTTTCATCCGGAAGCGTTGCAGTACAAGCTGGCGCTGCCGGTGTTCAAGGACACGCTGATCAACATGGGGTTCCTGTTCGTTCCCTTCGCCATCATCGTGATCGTCGGCGCGGCGAATGCCGTGAACCTGACGGACGGGCTGGACGGGCTGGCGATCATGCCGGTGATGATTGCCGCCGGCACGCTGGGGGTGATCGCCTATGCGGTGGGGCGGGTCGATTTCACCGAATACCTTGATGTGCACTACGTGCCCGGCACTGGCGAGATCCTGATTTTCACCATGGGGATCTTTGGCGGGGGGCTGGGGTTCCTGTGGTACAACGCGCCACCGGCGGCGGTTTTCATGGGCGATACGGGATCGCTGGCGCTGGGGGGCGCGTTGGGGGCGATTGCGGTGGCCACCAAGCACGAGCTTGTGCTGGCGGTCGTGGGCGGTCTTTTCGTGGTCGAGGCGCTGAGCGTGATCATTCAGGTTCTGTATTTCAAGCGCACCGGCAAGCGGGTGTTCCTGATGGCGCCGATCCACCACCACTATGAGAAAAAGGGGTGGGCCGAGCCGCAGATCGTCATCCGGTTCTGGATCATTTCCCTGATCCTCGCGCTGATCGGGCTTGCCACGCTGAAGGTGCGCTGA
- the murD gene encoding UDP-N-acetylmuramoyl-L-alanine--D-glutamate ligase yields MIPVQGLSGATVAVLGLGRSGLSAARALAAGGATPLCWDDNPAARAAAQAEGFDCRELTRQGAFDDVARLIVSPGIPHLYPAPNPVVAAALEAGVPVDNDIGLFFQSFATSDWNLMDVAPRVVAVTGSNGKSTTSALIHHVLEHAGRNSQLAGNIGRGVLDIDPAPSNGVVVLELSSYQTDLARSLTPDVAVFTNLSPDHLDRHAGMGGYFAAKRRLFAEGGPDRAVIGVDEQEGAFLAGQLTEGRNDDRVIRISVDRKLTGPGWHVFARKGYLSEYRNGKQAASIDLRDVAGLPGAHNHQNACCAYAACRTLGLAPRVIEAAFHSFGGLPHRSQLIGEKDGVRFVNDSKATNVDAAAKAIAAFDNIRWICGGLQKDGGLGALAEVSGGVRKAYVIGREAAQFAMQLTPEAEVCTTMAQAVRRAVEDAEPGDVVLLAPAAASFDQYDSFEKRGDDFVAQVQAHLDT; encoded by the coding sequence ATGATCCCCGTTCAGGGTCTGTCGGGGGCGACCGTTGCGGTGCTGGGGCTGGGCCGGTCGGGTCTGTCTGCGGCGCGTGCGCTGGCCGCCGGAGGGGCGACGCCGCTGTGTTGGGATGACAATCCCGCCGCCCGCGCGGCCGCGCAGGCCGAAGGCTTCGACTGCCGTGAACTGACCAGACAGGGGGCATTCGACGATGTGGCGCGGCTGATCGTGAGCCCCGGTATTCCGCATCTCTATCCGGCGCCCAATCCGGTTGTGGCAGCCGCGCTGGAGGCGGGTGTGCCCGTCGACAACGACATCGGCCTGTTCTTCCAGAGTTTCGCCACATCGGACTGGAACCTGATGGACGTGGCCCCGCGGGTGGTGGCGGTGACCGGATCGAACGGCAAATCGACCACATCGGCGCTGATCCACCATGTGTTGGAGCACGCGGGCCGCAACAGCCAGCTGGCCGGAAACATCGGCCGCGGGGTGCTCGATATCGATCCGGCCCCGTCGAACGGGGTCGTCGTGCTGGAGCTGTCGTCCTACCAGACCGATCTGGCGCGCAGTCTGACACCGGACGTGGCCGTCTTTACCAACCTCAGCCCCGACCATCTGGACCGCCACGCGGGCATGGGGGGCTATTTCGCGGCCAAGCGCCGGTTGTTTGCCGAAGGCGGACCCGACCGGGCGGTGATCGGCGTGGACGAGCAGGAAGGCGCGTTTCTGGCGGGCCAGCTGACCGAAGGGCGCAACGACGACCGTGTGATCCGCATCAGTGTCGACCGGAAACTGACGGGGCCGGGGTGGCATGTTTTTGCCCGCAAGGGGTACTTGTCCGAATACCGCAACGGCAAGCAGGCGGCGTCGATCGATCTGCGCGATGTGGCGGGGTTGCCGGGCGCGCACAACCACCAGAACGCCTGCTGTGCCTATGCGGCGTGCCGGACGCTGGGGCTGGCGCCGCGGGTCATCGAGGCCGCGTTCCACAGTTTTGGCGGCTTGCCCCATCGCAGCCAGCTGATCGGCGAGAAGGATGGCGTGCGCTTTGTCAACGACAGCAAGGCCACCAATGTCGATGCCGCCGCCAAGGCGATTGCCGCGTTTGACAACATCCGCTGGATTTGTGGCGGCTTGCAAAAGGACGGCGGGCTCGGCGCACTGGCGGAAGTGTCGGGTGGGGTGCGCAAGGCCTATGTCATCGGGCGGGAGGCGGCGCAATTCGCGATGCAGCTGACGCCCGAGGCCGAGGTCTGTACCACGATGGCGCAGGCCGTGCGCCGTGCGGTGGAGGACGCGGAGCCGGGGGACGTGGTATTGCTGGCCCCCGCGGCGGCCAGTTTTGATCAATACGACAGTTTCGAAAAGCGCGGCGATGATTTCGTGGCACAGGTTCAGGCGCATCTGGACACCTGA